Proteins encoded together in one Chitinophaga lutea window:
- a CDS encoding response regulator, with translation MKNILIADDHTIVRLGVAHIISTLPVPAKCIEAETFDRVIALLDIHIFDVLILDINIPGGNNLQMIDAVKLRQPQIKILIFSGYDEQLFAINYMQAGADGYLMKYTPEDEIRHAILTVMNREKYMSANTRQQMLDMLGSQREQVVNPLSSLSAREVEVMNLMTKGVPMATIAKMLHLQITTVSTYKTRIFEKLGITNIVELLEKVKMYSAVV, from the coding sequence ATGAAAAACATCCTGATAGCGGATGATCATACCATCGTCCGTTTAGGCGTTGCACACATTATCTCCACCCTGCCGGTGCCTGCCAAGTGCATTGAGGCCGAAACCTTCGACCGCGTCATCGCTTTGCTCGACATTCATATCTTCGACGTGCTGATACTGGATATCAACATCCCGGGCGGCAACAACCTGCAGATGATCGATGCGGTGAAGCTCCGCCAGCCGCAAATAAAAATCCTGATCTTTTCGGGGTACGACGAACAGCTGTTCGCAATTAACTATATGCAGGCGGGGGCAGACGGTTACCTGATGAAGTACACGCCGGAAGACGAAATCCGCCACGCCATCCTGACGGTGATGAACCGGGAAAAATATATGAGCGCCAATACGCGCCAGCAGATGCTCGATATGCTGGGCTCGCAGCGGGAACAGGTGGTGAATCCCCTCTCCTCTCTGTCTGCCCGCGAAGTGGAAGTCATGAATCTGATGACGAAAGGGGTGCCCATGGCTACGATCGCTAAAATGCTGCATTTGCAGATCACCACCGTCAGCACTTACAAAACGCGCATCTTCGAAAAACTCGGCATCACCAACATCGTGGAACTGCTGGAAAAAGTAAAAATGTACAGCGCCGTCGTTTAA
- a CDS encoding sensor histidine kinase: MAVLAQEPEPHSYHLVHYTDENGLPQNSVKFIVPDREGFLWLATENGLVRFDGGRFTTHTNTRIVYIFPGNGRKSLLAVNLNGLLFSISNGGADVRPVAPRPPGCSDYEYLVQHGVTGTFPATGLPNLYAGIVKYDYYLLPTSAHAYFLVGKDSVSFAEKGKEKYRFAWKTDSPWDFFTIGSRLYTVHKDGRLLLFRHNTPETITLSGDIPAKPLDAKQLYWNYVAEQLFIYQDDKCYYITAGQDGTLHSKLLVTGFSRRKNDIVSVFYDAEHERIFFGSRSRGLYVLTKKQFHPLVSPVDQDNVFYAQAPFGDNGIITAQGIAFDSAGNASRVPLLQNIPKGNRYSMERDRAGNFWYKHQNTIYKFNASLTKILWQRSFGDDAVTQLYLGVKDRLWVGTWKGGLYFLNLNDVSPVPLLFSNKVKDASYMLHESPDVLWVGTGKGLYRVQLSPLRIDSVPGFGQRYIRSLLIPRRGEVWITTYDEGIFLYRKGRVVQMPADRLGYLKTAHCITPDDRGFYWITTNKGLFQAARKDMLAYADGEQRYVYYHYYSKSNGMLTNEFNGGCQPCALQLQNGDISLPSLDGLLRFRPAQIRAELPDGPLIAGQAELDTQLLQTGDTIRLPNNFVRLGLQLSTPYYGDPYNLKLLYTLDEKEDEVWLPVENNGTIAFSRLHSGTYTLRIRKINGFGVNNYSEKRITLIVEAAWFETLPAMIMAGCILGLLIYIYTQLRIRHMRRKNRQLSRHVSERTAELENTLLSLQESEQQLRQQGVMQQRLITAITHDIKTPMKYLMLLSKTGNPTDKKSVAMGDALYRMYNMVDNLIQYMKMGAVRNHSFREYVDLHDLLEEKAGIFRPIAEIRSVRIENNAIRGLQVPVNRQLLSIVVNNLLDNAVKYTVEGSVHLAASYEENGTVSIRITDTGIGMRPEIREWINRCQALVADNRLPVTQNGIGLVIVVELLQQINGKLYVHANGALGTSMEILLQLD; the protein is encoded by the coding sequence ATGGCGGTCCTGGCTCAGGAACCGGAACCTCATTCGTATCATCTTGTCCACTATACAGATGAAAATGGCCTGCCACAGAACAGCGTAAAATTTATTGTTCCCGACAGGGAAGGTTTTCTCTGGCTGGCTACCGAAAACGGCCTCGTCCGGTTCGACGGAGGGCGTTTTACGACCCACACCAATACCCGTATCGTTTATATTTTTCCCGGCAATGGCCGTAAATCCTTGCTGGCGGTCAACCTGAATGGGTTGCTGTTCAGCATCAGCAATGGCGGGGCGGATGTACGGCCCGTCGCTCCCCGGCCACCGGGGTGCAGCGATTATGAATACCTCGTGCAGCATGGTGTCACCGGCACTTTCCCTGCTACCGGCTTGCCCAATCTGTATGCGGGAATCGTGAAGTATGACTATTACCTGTTGCCCACATCCGCACATGCGTATTTCCTCGTCGGAAAGGATTCGGTCAGTTTCGCTGAAAAGGGAAAAGAAAAATACCGCTTTGCCTGGAAAACAGACAGCCCGTGGGATTTTTTCACCATAGGCAGCAGGCTCTATACCGTGCATAAAGACGGCAGGCTCCTTTTATTCCGCCACAATACCCCGGAAACCATTACACTCTCCGGAGACATTCCCGCAAAACCGCTGGACGCGAAACAACTCTACTGGAACTATGTGGCCGAACAGTTGTTCATCTACCAGGACGATAAATGTTATTACATCACCGCAGGGCAGGATGGCACGTTGCATTCAAAGCTGCTGGTAACGGGGTTCAGCAGGAGGAAGAACGATATTGTCTCCGTATTTTATGATGCGGAGCATGAGCGCATTTTCTTCGGCAGCCGTTCCCGGGGACTGTATGTGCTCACAAAAAAACAATTCCACCCGCTGGTTTCACCGGTTGACCAGGATAATGTTTTCTATGCACAGGCCCCGTTCGGCGACAATGGAATTATAACCGCGCAGGGCATCGCGTTCGACAGCGCAGGCAACGCCTCCCGTGTGCCGCTGCTGCAGAATATCCCGAAGGGAAACCGGTACAGTATGGAGCGGGACAGAGCTGGCAACTTCTGGTACAAACATCAGAATACGATTTACAAGTTCAATGCCTCCCTTACAAAGATTCTGTGGCAACGTTCGTTTGGAGATGATGCGGTGACGCAGCTTTATCTTGGTGTGAAAGACCGCTTGTGGGTGGGTACGTGGAAGGGCGGATTGTATTTCCTGAATCTGAACGATGTTTCACCCGTACCGTTACTGTTTTCCAACAAGGTGAAAGACGCCAGTTACATGCTGCACGAGTCGCCGGATGTGCTGTGGGTAGGGACTGGCAAAGGGCTTTACCGCGTGCAGTTGTCTCCTTTGCGGATCGATTCCGTGCCCGGCTTTGGCCAGCGATACATCCGCAGCCTGCTGATCCCGCGGCGCGGAGAGGTGTGGATCACCACTTATGATGAAGGTATTTTTCTTTACCGGAAAGGCAGGGTAGTGCAGATGCCGGCAGACAGGCTGGGGTACCTAAAAACAGCGCATTGCATCACGCCCGACGATCGCGGGTTTTACTGGATAACGACAAATAAAGGCCTGTTTCAGGCCGCCAGGAAAGATATGCTGGCTTATGCCGATGGTGAGCAACGGTATGTGTATTATCACTATTACAGCAAGTCCAATGGCATGCTGACCAATGAATTTAACGGCGGATGCCAGCCCTGTGCCCTGCAATTGCAGAATGGGGATATCTCTTTGCCTTCGCTCGACGGCCTGCTGCGTTTCCGGCCGGCGCAAATCAGGGCGGAGCTTCCGGATGGGCCTTTGATTGCAGGGCAGGCGGAACTGGATACACAGCTCCTGCAAACCGGCGATACCATCCGGCTGCCCAACAATTTCGTTCGCCTGGGGCTGCAGCTGAGTACGCCTTATTACGGAGACCCTTATAACCTGAAGTTGCTTTATACACTCGATGAAAAAGAGGATGAAGTGTGGCTGCCGGTGGAAAACAATGGGACCATCGCATTTTCGAGGCTTCACTCGGGCACCTACACTCTCCGCATCCGTAAAATAAACGGGTTCGGCGTGAATAACTATTCCGAAAAAAGAATCACCCTGATCGTGGAAGCCGCCTGGTTCGAAACGCTGCCGGCTATGATAATGGCCGGTTGCATACTCGGGCTGTTGATATACATCTATACGCAGCTCCGCATACGCCACATGCGCCGCAAAAACCGCCAGCTCAGCCGGCACGTGTCTGAACGCACGGCCGAGCTCGAAAATACATTGCTGTCGCTACAGGAATCGGAGCAGCAGCTGCGCCAGCAGGGCGTGATGCAGCAGCGTCTGATCACCGCCATTACGCACGATATCAAAACCCCCATGAAATACCTCATGCTGTTGTCGAAAACGGGGAATCCCACGGACAAAAAATCGGTGGCCATGGGCGACGCGCTCTACCGCATGTACAACATGGTGGATAACCTCATCCAGTATATGAAAATGGGAGCGGTGCGCAATCACTCGTTCCGCGAATACGTGGACCTGCACGACCTCCTCGAGGAAAAGGCCGGCATTTTCCGGCCCATCGCGGAAATACGCTCGGTGCGGATCGAGAACAACGCCATCCGGGGGCTGCAGGTGCCCGTGAACCGGCAGCTGCTCTCCATCGTGGTCAATAACCTGCTCGACAATGCCGTGAAATATACCGTCGAAGGTTCCGTGCACCTGGCGGCTTCTTACGAAGAAAATGGAACGGTATCCATCCGGATAACAGACACCGGCATCGGCATGCGCCCTGAAATAAGGGAATGGATCAACCGCTGTCAGGCCCTGGTGGCGGACAATAGGCTGCCGGTGACGCAGAACGGGATCGGGCTGGTGATTGTAGTGGAGCTGTTACAGCAGATTAACGGGAAGTTATACGTGCATGCCAACGGAGCGCTGGGAACAAGTATGGAGATATTGCTGCAGCTGGATTAA
- a CDS encoding family 20 glycosylhydrolase, which translates to MKRRLLQHLLAVCIGISAAGKAGAQAAPAFKWNELPVRGLLLSVPAKQDVPMFCDFIRTALVKEGVNTLAIRIEYMYQFKSHPELAEKNALSEAEMKQIVRACRDAKIRLIPTMNLMAHQSEQTEMGPLLKHYPQFDESPDFNPPVPWKDAGMFEFYSKSICPRHPDLLKVLFPIMDELVAVCEADALHVGLDEVWIIGYDKCPRCQGGDRSEIFAEYVNRLHAHLREKNVEMWMWSDRLIDGKTTNLLGWQASMNDTHRAIDRIPKDIVITDWKYESAPPTPGYFAIKGFNVLPSACAKTDVALAQLQQVLMTRKDGTRADWAVPLASRMRGVFETMWVNSAEFIRAYYGKGEYRPNTKDNADTFKALFKAIREAAK; encoded by the coding sequence ATGAAACGAAGACTACTGCAACACCTGCTGGCGGTATGCATTGGCATATCCGCCGCAGGGAAGGCAGGCGCGCAGGCCGCGCCCGCCTTCAAATGGAACGAATTACCCGTGCGGGGGCTGCTGCTGAGCGTGCCCGCCAAACAGGACGTGCCCATGTTCTGTGATTTTATCCGCACCGCTCTCGTCAAAGAAGGCGTCAATACCCTGGCCATCCGCATCGAATACATGTACCAGTTCAAATCCCATCCCGAACTGGCGGAGAAAAACGCCCTGTCGGAAGCGGAGATGAAACAGATCGTGCGGGCCTGCAGGGATGCGAAAATCCGGCTCATTCCCACCATGAACCTCATGGCGCACCAGTCGGAGCAAACGGAAATGGGCCCCCTGCTGAAACACTATCCCCAGTTTGACGAGTCGCCCGACTTCAACCCGCCCGTACCCTGGAAGGATGCCGGAATGTTCGAGTTCTACAGCAAAAGCATCTGTCCCCGCCACCCTGACCTGCTGAAGGTGCTGTTCCCCATTATGGACGAACTGGTGGCGGTATGCGAAGCGGACGCCCTGCACGTGGGCCTCGACGAAGTATGGATCATCGGCTACGATAAATGCCCGCGCTGCCAGGGAGGCGACCGGTCGGAAATATTCGCCGAATACGTGAACCGCCTGCACGCCCACCTCCGGGAGAAAAACGTGGAGATGTGGATGTGGAGCGACCGCCTCATCGACGGGAAAACCACCAACCTGCTGGGCTGGCAGGCCAGCATGAACGACACCCACCGCGCCATCGACCGCATTCCGAAAGACATCGTCATCACCGACTGGAAATATGAAAGCGCGCCGCCCACACCGGGATATTTTGCGATAAAAGGGTTCAATGTGCTGCCCAGCGCATGCGCCAAAACCGATGTGGCGCTCGCGCAATTGCAGCAGGTGCTCATGACCCGGAAAGACGGGACCCGTGCGGACTGGGCGGTGCCCCTGGCTTCACGCATGCGCGGCGTGTTTGAAACCATGTGGGTGAATTCCGCCGAATTTATCCGCGCATATTATGGGAAAGGGGAGTACCGCCCTAACACGAAAGACAACGCCGATACCTTCAAAGCACTGTTCAAAGCAATACGGGAAGCGGCGAAATGA
- a CDS encoding IPT/TIG domain-containing protein, with protein sequence MKKFIYILLAAATAMVSAGCNKDKGFAHNPSAPVVIDKFTPAAGGAGTEVLLYGTNFSTDTNGVTVTVNGVKAIVEGVVEDRILIVIPTKAGTGPIEVSINGNKGKSKDAFQYQPSYTATTLAGNGSAGYSDGKGTDAVFNIGNRCGLDVDDAGNVYVAEGENRRIRKITPGGVVTTLAGNGNWGYKEGKGTEAEFFVPIDVAVDAQGNIITSDPAAWTIRKITPDGTTTLIGWFEAWGLGIDKRNGKIYFADAKKPGSIYEVTADGNSTKIITGLDYPSDVAVDSKGNLFVVQNGSSVISEFKAGTWAPGVTIGQAGQTGLVNGAATAAKFDFPWGIAIDRNDNLFIAGNGTWDGSPVNSNQCIRFVEAGTWKVSTYTGGSTAGFKDGTGSAALFNAPTGVAVAKDGLVYVSDRKNNRIRKVIAE encoded by the coding sequence ATGAAAAAATTCATATACATCCTGCTGGCCGCCGCTACCGCCATGGTTTCGGCCGGCTGTAACAAAGACAAGGGTTTTGCGCACAATCCGTCCGCACCGGTGGTGATCGACAAATTCACCCCGGCCGCTGGGGGCGCAGGCACCGAAGTGCTCCTGTACGGCACCAATTTCAGTACAGACACGAATGGGGTCACCGTAACCGTGAACGGTGTGAAAGCGATCGTGGAAGGAGTGGTGGAAGACCGCATCCTCATTGTGATCCCCACCAAAGCCGGTACAGGTCCCATCGAAGTGAGCATCAACGGCAATAAAGGCAAGAGCAAAGACGCCTTCCAGTACCAGCCTTCCTATACCGCCACCACGCTGGCCGGCAACGGCAGCGCCGGGTATTCGGACGGTAAGGGGACCGATGCCGTGTTTAACATCGGCAACCGTTGCGGGCTGGATGTGGACGATGCCGGGAACGTATACGTAGCGGAAGGGGAGAACAGGCGTATCCGAAAGATCACGCCTGGTGGCGTGGTGACCACCCTGGCCGGCAACGGCAACTGGGGATACAAGGAAGGCAAAGGCACGGAAGCGGAGTTTTTCGTGCCCATCGATGTGGCGGTGGATGCGCAGGGCAACATCATTACCTCCGACCCCGCCGCATGGACCATCCGCAAAATCACGCCGGACGGTACCACCACGCTGATCGGCTGGTTCGAGGCATGGGGTCTTGGCATCGACAAGCGGAACGGGAAGATTTACTTCGCCGACGCCAAGAAACCCGGCAGCATATACGAAGTAACGGCGGACGGCAACAGCACCAAAATCATCACCGGGCTCGATTATCCTTCCGATGTGGCGGTAGACAGCAAGGGGAACCTTTTTGTGGTGCAGAACGGCTCCTCCGTGATCAGCGAGTTCAAAGCCGGCACCTGGGCACCGGGCGTAACCATCGGCCAGGCAGGCCAGACAGGCCTCGTCAACGGCGCCGCTACGGCCGCTAAGTTCGACTTCCCCTGGGGCATCGCCATCGATAGGAACGACAACCTGTTCATCGCCGGCAACGGCACCTGGGACGGTTCGCCCGTCAACTCCAACCAGTGCATCCGCTTCGTGGAAGCGGGCACCTGGAAAGTGAGCACCTACACCGGCGGCAGTACGGCCGGTTTTAAAGACGGCACCGGCTCCGCCGCCCTGTTCAATGCGCCGACAGGTGTGGCAGTCGCAAAAGACGGCCTTGTGTATGTTTCCGACCGTAAAAACAACCGCATCAGAAAAGTAATCGCTGAATAA